AGAAATGAAAAGTTTTgatgtttaaaaaaatatatatatttataaggaAATAACAggattaaaaaagaaatatgagaaataacaagagagaatgctatagtggAGTTGAcagactatcagatacccgttattCAACTAGTGGAAGGGAAAAGAaattttcatcatttttctgacatatcgatagaaattggggaataatatataaaaaagtaaaaatatgtgggcgtgacagttttGGTCTTTTTATAGGAGCTAGAAGGGGCGTCGCCAAAAATTTTTGGTATAATTAAAACCACACCCACATTTGTTAAAAATGTGTtgtaatttttgattttattatttgtcttcccaatttctatcgatatacCAAACACATGTTGTCCACGCTTACTCTGACGCCTTCAAGCACCCCcaaattaaatcatttgccTTGCTATCGATATGGAAAAGGCATTTTAGTTACTCTGATACCCACAATAGATCCAGGCGAGGGCCAAAAGACTGTCGACGTAAGTCTTGATGCTGATTTTAAAGAACTGGCATTTCCTAGCATATATACTAGGGAAACAAGGAGTATTCTCATTTTTACAAAGTTATTAAACTCCAATCGAGTCGTATgtgcaaaaaatgtatttcgGTTTTAACGACCCTGCTGTAAATCACATCCACGCGGTGTTCCCTGGGTACCGATTTCAACGGTTTAATCGGTAGCTCATTCGAGCGGCTATAATAAGAGCGGCATATTCATTGTTTTGAAATTTATCAGCTGAGTCATgtgtatctgatagtcgaggcaCTCGACTATATCATTCTATCTTGTTTTTTCTACCAATTTCTATCGGTATACCAAAATCATTTTGTCATCTCCGTTCTAGTCGAGTtactcgactatcagatactcgTTACTTATTTAGTGGAAGTGGGAACGAAAATGTTGACACTTTCTTCCAAATCTATAGAAATTTATAAAGCAagtaataaaaaatgaaaaaaattttaaaagtaTGGCCGATGGAGTTTTTCTCGTTTTAATCTCAACCTTCCAGGTATTTAGTTGCCGAGATCACCACGTCATGCGGACAGAGGGACATTGCCGGATTGACTCGGCTAGTGATCCTGATCCTGAATGTATGTGACTCCATGGGCTCTGTTTGGTGACAAATACTTCTGTGACATcgttatattataattaatgttcattatattattaatatttatcaATTTACGGTTATGCgacttttattttaatgaGTTTACAAAAATGGATTCGTGCAACGGATTACGCCTGAGATCTCGGCTCTGACTTGTAGTTTATTGCATTCATCTTTTCCAATTGTATCATGTGATCTTTTGACGTTACTACATATAAACGACAGCCCCTCAGTCTCTGTCTGCCTACTTGCTCTTCTTGCTTGGTTCTCGATAAATCAATTCAGCAGACATCCATTACCCAATAATATGTCATTGGTTTTTGTTATGCATCCCTCAGACTCATGTTCAAACGTGGGGATGACTGCATGAGACTAAGGACTTAAGAAATCAACATAAAGTGTTGTAGACGGCTCAGAAAAGACGTAGAGATAAGTAATCACGGACAGTTTGCAATCAGAATTGATCACAGGAAGAAAATCCTTTTCCTAACTTAAGCCAGAGATGCGGAGGCATTGCTAAAATTAGGACATTGGTTCCACGAGTGTTTCGATGTTCGCAGTATCTTCTGTTACGCCAGTGTTAAAAACTCTGTCCGATCTCAATTTACACAATAATTAACAAATTACCTTAACAGAGTATTCCGTCGTCGTCGACGAGGCAAAGCCTGCCATTAATTGTTGCCAAATTTTAGAATTTGCTAGCTTTGAGTGGCattaaaaatatcaaagaCCTTAGAATACGAATTGAGTCTTCGTTAGGCGAGGTCAGAAAGTTTGTGTATGTTCCGATATGAGGGAAGTAAAGAAGCTAACTACAAAATATGTGTCTGTACTTCCTCGTTGCAAGGATTTTCGTTTAGCATAAAATGAGCATATTTAGAATACCATACCTGACATATTACCGCTTAAGATCATTTAGAGATTTTCTTATACGGCGGATTAGTAAGAATCGAACCGGCTAACCGGACTTCCAGGTTGTTGGCCAAAACGAAAGACCAGTATCCTTATGTCTAAATAGGTTTTGATACTTTAAAGCGGTTTTAAGTCGATAAACATTTGATAACATAGGTTTTGTACGGATTGCAATCAAAACCAGGATACTTTAATGCGGTTTTAAGTCGATAAAGTATTGCACACCTATGCACTCCATCTATTTGCCAAGTGCAAACAATAGTGAACAAGTCAATGAAGCCGTACTAGCAGCAATTTTTATTGGGAAGGATAAACTAATTAGGACAAGCATCTGATAAAGATTGCCCCATCCCAAGGCACAGTAGCAAAGAAAATAATTAacataattataaaaataattaaacaaagcCTATCGAAGTCTGAAAATTATACGGCTGCGATGTGGCAGAATCGGGATTAAATCTGCTACGCCCaaacttttcaaaaatgttgtgaaatttttttgtatttgccaaaaaattgtgaaatgcagagtaatgggtatctgacAGGCGAGAAGATCGACTGTGGCGTTCTCTCTTCTTCGATCTGAATGTGTTCCAAGTTTTTCCGTAAGTATAGAGACACCAGTTGTTTTTAATCGTCTAAAGGCATAAGCAACATTTTACGGACAAAACGGATGTTGCTTATGTCATTACTTTAGACGATTAAAAACCAAGTGTGCCGAACTTTACCCTTAAACGGAAAACCGTAAAGAAGAAGGTCAGAATAATAATGCTTGGTTTGAATGTGTTTTTTTACATAGAACTAAGAACTAATATTTGTTTAAGGGTTTCATGTGTTACCTGTCATCACTTGCATAAATTCTGCAATGAAAATGTTATTATTGAATGTttgattaaatatataaaactacTTACCGTCAAAATCAACCGTACCGGATCCATCCGCATCAATTTCTTCTATTATCAAATCCAAGTCTTGGTTAGAAATCTTATCGTCCAATTCGTGAAGAATGCCCCTTAGTGTTGCAACTGTCAGGTATCCTTTCCCCTCTTTATCGTATACACGGAAGGCCTCTTTTAACTCATTTTGAAGAGCTCCCACATCTTCCTCAACTTCAATAAAGCGAGCTGCCAGCTTGCAGAACTGGCTGAAATCCAATTTACCAGTTGTTCCTTTGTCGACCTCTTTAATAAGGGCCTTTACCGCAGGTGGTTCCAATTTCTGACCCAAAATTTCAAGAATGCTGGATACATCAGCATGTTCGATCGTTCCTGCACCGTCGTGGTCGAAAGCCTTGAAAGCGTTCCTAAGGACTAATCCGTCGTTTTTTAAATAGTAAATAAAAGTTTAATTTGATACTACTTCTCAATTGTTCCTTGTCGTATTCTCCATCAGCCTGCAAGAAGTATGGATATATAATAAAGTCTTTAAGATAGTGAACATATTTCAGCCTCGTGTCTCGTGAATAATGTCATAATTGTACTCGAATGATGGACGGGTGTATTGTACTTCCAAAAATATATTACTCACAGATGAATGTCATTCATGCTCAAAAAGTGTACGTTGTGTATTTTTTGTTAACCAAGTTAACCCATATAGCCAAGTTGGATTTCTGCTAGGTAGCCCGTCGGTCCGTATGCAACTGATCCATTTAAACATTTGTAGCACAAGCTCGGAACGAGTCAATAATAAAAatacgcccacaaaccgccaaGGACTGCAAAGCCCATACTTTTCAAAAATGGTTTGTTTTGCCTATTTCTATCAATTTTCATGGTCATGCCAACACTAACGACAACAAACAGCAAATAGCTGTCAATATATATTGTACAGAGATATTACATATATTCAAGTAAGTATTCTAATGTAAACTACATTTAATCATACTGgaaatttaaagaattttttaCATCCCTTTCTATAAATCTTGcacattgtttatttttaataaaaccCAGTAAAGTTTAAAAGGGCATTGAATTGCGCGGTTTGCGACGATCCATTTGGCACCCGAATGTGTTAGGAGGGAACCACAGGGCGATCGACTTACGATCAAGCAACAGCTAAGCTTGTTACAGTCCGTATTGGCGAATAACGAACGGTAGAGAAACGAATTATTTTTCATGCACTATAAAGTTAGTGCTCGTAATGCTTACAAAGATCACATGATCGAAATACGgataaaaacaagagagaatactatagtcgagttccccgactatcagatacccgttactcagctggTGTAACCGCAAAcacgaaatttcataatttttctgggaaaTCGATACATATttgggaataaaatgagaaaaaattttaaaattgttccaaagtgtgggcgtgaccgttCGGCGGTCAAAATGTGGACGTGGCATTAGAGTAGGCGTGGCAaaaagactaataaaaatatgaaaaaatcaacgcatttttaaaaagtgttggcagttttgtgcggtttgtgggcgttagaaaGGGCGTGGccacatgggtcaacaaatttgcgctgcgtctttgtctctagaatttGTATGCTGAATATCAACCttttagcttttatagttcctgagatctcgacatGGCTGCTAGATCGGCTGTtaatcctgatcaagaatatatctACTTTATGTGGTCGGAAGTGCTTCGTTCAGCCTgctacttttcaacgaatctagtataccctttacTCTACGAATAACGGGTATAATAAAGTTAGACTACGCTCGCTGCAACGCGCACATATGCAATGCAATAAATACTATGTTAATgataaatttaacaattttgAGGAATAATATCTTCTTCACTGGATGGTTATTAAAATACAGCGCACAGTGGCGTCCACATTTCATGTTTTGAACGGATGTGATGACTATTAAGTTCCTTGACACTTTCCCTTGACAGCTTATGTTCAACAAATTTAATACCtttctttattatttgaaaataattttgtcTTTATTTTGTGTGGGACTTGTACTTATATAAATTGTGCTTTTTCAAGCCAAAAGTAAatacttatatttatattattttatatgtcAACAGTATCTTTTCTACGAAATTCATAGTGAGCAGTTCACAACTCCATTAAATTTTAGTTTTCCCAAAGTTATAATATTGTAACTTACCATTTTAAAGAGTTGTTGTATGTTAAGTCAATTTGCACCGCTAGCGTATAAGAATGCcctttaaatataatataaaaatactttatttatatttctgaTAATCTAAAAAGTGTCCCAGAAGAGGAGCTAAAGAAACAGGGTACGCTACTTTCAATTATCACCAAGCTTTTAAACAATTCGATTTGTGTTTTATGTTAGCTAAGTTCATCGGCAATGGAAAATGCCAAAGCTTTTCCGACCGAACGCtaacaataaaaatgtaaGCGACTACATCTGTATACAAACGGCTAAATTTTCATCCTAATCGGTGATAAGGAAATAAGAGCAAGAAGCGCTCGAAGAGTAAGGGTGGTCTTTATGCCGAAACTATTATTCCTTAAATTGTAAAAGCAATAATCCAATATTAattatctttttatttttttatgtttatacGAATTTTTGATACATGAACAATTAAGGCAACATATTTCCTTAAATAATGATCTATCATACCGCTTAATCTTTAAGGGAAGTAACAAACTTTTTCTTTGACTCTTCAACCATAAATGTTACACggaacttatatttttatgcGTTCCTCGTTGCGCAGCAATATTTATATCTCTAAATTAATATACTTACTGAATCATACTTCCTTTCCTGTTACTCTTTCGTCTTAATGTACTCAGTCATGGTAAAAGATTCCTCCTTTGCTCACAGTATTTTTATAAGCTTTTAGGGTTTAGGTTTTCACCAGCAAACATAAACCATACATGAATATTGTTCTCTTTAATTCATATATTTGTATTCTTTAATAAGATTGTGTCTTACTTGCAAGCGCTTCGCAGCCAatggaaaaatgaaaatgtttgggTCTACcttaatttaaatgtatatattttacaaaagtTGGTACATTCATTATCATGGTACATGATACATTCATACGTAGTGTAAAAGAAAAgctatttaaattttattaattcacAGAAAGCTGTTAAATAATATGATCTTAACGTAGATTAAGTTCTTCACGAATCAAATTTTTCCTTCACACTTTCAAAAATGTGTGATCTCATTGTTTATGATACCCGTTGCTCGTAAAGTGAAAGTACTAGTTTCGTTGAAAAGTTTGTAACACGTAGaagaaagcgtttccgaccgtataaagtatgtatgtatatattcttgatcggggtatgtctgtccgtccgtataaaGGTCGAGATTACCAGACAGATGTAGGCAAAGCATTACATTTAAAGCagtgaaattttattttaaattcttGCCAACCCCAACCGTTTCGGGGTTTGTGGTCCCAAACTGCCAGGCGCACACATATGAAGAATTGTTGAGTTCTTTTCAATTTCTGTTGCcttatataataaatataatgcCCACAAACAGTGTATAGGACTATGCAATATCTGGGCTTTTGTTGCCGCATAGGCTTTCATTGTTTCTTCGCCGTTAGCCTATTCTGCCAAGACCGACGCCCGAATTTGTATTAATGACACCTTAATCGGTGTCAGGATCAGAAACCTATTTCCAAATCCAGCATCTTGCTGGTGTAATTCGTGGCATATCTCAGCTTAGTTGCTCATTAATTTGACGTATCCAGATATCTCATTAACCAAACAgttcatatatttaaactgGACTGCCTGAAGATCGTGATCAAATCTCGGCTTATGATTTTGTCAAAGAATTTTGAAGATTTTAGAGAGGGTCGCAGAGAATGAGGGATTTAACTCAGCGGTCTTATTGATTACATACCGATGTACCGATCGCATTATGTGACCAAGTGACCACTTGTCCTGCGCCTTCGAGATCCTCATGTCTTCTTTACGGTCATCGTGTTACCACCATCGCTTCGATGGAAGATAAATGAAAGCTTTCACGACCGGAAGTGACCTAATGAAGGCAagacaagagagaatgctatagtcgagttccccgactatcagatacccgttaatcggctagtgtgaatgcgaacgcgttCATTATCATTACTTTTCGGGGCATCGGTAGATATTagggaataaaaggaaaaaaatttacaaattgtttaaaagtgtGCGCGTGACCGGTTTTTGAGAAAATCTATAGAAATTTAAgcgactaataaaaatatgaaaaaatatcccaCAATGTTTCAATAATGTGACGTGGCAAacagttttttggcaaatcgatagaaatggAAGCTCGAAAACCGTTGTGCCATACGTAAAACCAAAGATATAGAGGATCGACGCATTGTTCGTTACAACAAAGTCAATCCTTTTGCATCCTCTAGGGACATGAAGTGTGAGCTGAAGTTGGGAATCAGCGACGTTACAATTCGGAGACGAATACAAGGTTAAACTTCGCTAAAACCTACATAAGCTCGCCAGTCTCCAAATGGCGTAATATTCTTTGGACTGATgggtcaattttttttttattttatcaaaattaaatttagtaCTAAATACCAAACTTTATATATATTGAGAACAAGTACTGGTTGCTGGAGCCTTCGACTCGAAATTTTATTTACGTATGTCGTCTCAAATATAgaatttagtttttattataaaattatacagatttataatgttttcttttcagGGAATGTTTAGTACGGTGGATGGGATTTGGGAAGCAAGCTGAGAGAACTTAATGCTCTCAAGTTTGTAGAAAGTGTCCAAAATGTGTTCGACGGATAGATCTTCCCTGCATAATGGGCACGGAGTTGGAGTGGTTTCGGCTAACAGGTGTTTGTGGGTGCATTGGGTGTGCGCGATCCTCGTCTCCCGAGGTTGGGTGAGAAGTAAGTTTTGGTGCAGCTCGTGTTGATAGTAGAGTATCTGTATATGGAGAGTGACTTTCatcttttatttttcgtttATATTTAATCAGGACGGGAGTCAACGAGCACGTTTTGTATGAATGAAAGCTGCTGAAGGGTGTGGTTCCACCAGGGGACTTTGGCTTTGTTTGGGATCAGTTTTGTCTATGGAATGCTACAGTTGGCGGCTGCAACTTGATGGTTCAGGCACCACGTCTTACAGTTAGCTACACGAATCACTAATTCCTGTTTGAAAATATCACAGTTAGCTTTAGAAGTCTTGTAATGTAGAGAAGGAGTGTAATCTGGGCTAAAACCATAGAGAGGCACATTGATGTAGGGAAGTGGTCACTCCCACGAAGATTATCGAAGCTATTGTGCGGATACCATTGAGATGTCGACATGGGTGAAAGTACTGTGTGTGGATTTTTGAATATTTGGTGACTAGTACCAAGCTTCTTTCCGTGATGGCGCGTTCCACGATTTTACCACAAGAATGGGGAGATCCCCAGATATGGCTCCATGAGTTGAAGTCCCGTAACATTATAATGAGGTCACGGATCTGGTTGAGAATGTCATTAATTTCCCTAATAGTAAAGCCTTGGGAGGGAGGGATGAATGCGTTTATAATGGTAACTATACTACCAAGACAAAGCTGTGAGGCGGATCAGAAAATGTTCGAGTTAATAATAGTGTGGCTAAGGGGATGTGTCGTTTTATGAGCACACCGGGGCCATGCTTGGACGACGCGTTTTAAGTCGCTATCCGAGTATTCGGTTGATTTACATCACTACGTATTTGGAGTCGTAAAGGAGATTGTTGGGCTAGGGTAGATAGTAGAAGTTCTTGTGCTCTGATATGACAGCACGAGTTTATTCGGTGATAGCTTATTTTCTCTCGTTTGAGATAGATGGGGATGTGGATACCGACTGGTCTGCCTGACTGATCGGAGTGCTAGCAGAATTGCCGAAAGAAACACCGACCGATTCGGCGAGCACATTACCGCGCGCGTGAGAGGCTATCAGCTTGTCGCAgctcatgttttttttttttttgagtttgcTGTTATTTGTTGGGTTGCTGCCGTAGCAGCATGAGAGGTTGAGGAGTTGAAAAGAGCTCCCTCTGGTTAAGGTTGAGGGCATTGAAAAAAGGAGACCGGATGATCGCCGTAACAATTTGCACAGATAGTACGAGGGCACGGCTCGGGAAGGTGAGAAGTAAGGTTACATGACACGCATGAGGCACAGTTATTGCAATGATTGGATGTGTGCCCTTTCAGTTGACATGTTTTGCAGCTCATTGGGCTTGGAATGTATACCCTAAGCTTGACGGCATGCCATGAAACGTCCAGTTTGCTGGGTAAACTATATAGATCGAAGATGATCAGTATAACTCCTGTGTGTTTAGAAATGCAGACTACTGTTCTGGAGAGCTTAAACACAGAGTGTACATTTTTTGTCTTGATCACTTGTACAGGGTGCGGCAGCATATCTTCCTTTTTCAAAATGCGCGCCATTCAGTTAGGTGATGTCATTTTTAATCCTGTGTTTATGTGAACCGTCCAAGAACCCTACAAGATTTGAAATCCAACGTCCAAGAAGAAATTGCCAACATAACACCTGCTATGCTAACAAGAGTCACGACAAACGCCA
This genomic interval from Drosophila mauritiana strain mau12 chromosome 2R, ASM438214v1, whole genome shotgun sequence contains the following:
- the LOC117136189 gene encoding troponin C, isoallergen Bla g 6.0201; amino-acid sequence: MADGEYDKEQLRILRNAFKAFDHDGAGTIEHADVSSILEILGQKLEPPAVKALIKEVDKGTTGKLDFSQFCKLAARFIEVEEDVGALQNELKEAFRVYDKEGKGYLTVATLRGILHELDDKISNQDLDLIIEEIDADGSGTVDFDEFMQVMTG